The Vairimorpha necatrix chromosome 1, complete sequence genome contains a region encoding:
- a CDS encoding CDP-diacylglycerol--glycerol-3-phosphate 3-phosphatidyltransferase: MEIIEKFDKFKKYTFEDLIEIKKPINFYTKIKNSMVTANNVIIFSMYFGDGEMCKELLNIIIERERKGMKTKIVLDKNQRTSKKLMIFANEKNLKCFQFLDLSTCIDFLRLKEISAQFHSKLYMFDDEIILTGANLEDYYFKNRLDRYFIIKNRALGEDLQNLKTSSRIIQNIRNNCLIKYGRQDEKYVLEVLFNTDFDSVVLSSAYFNLPSAYCDILKKQKNVNFFVSAPKYNIFNNFGKFGPFISKLYEFISYRTLQKIPKATLYQFGLEGYTLHKKGIWAFKDDICVSILGSSNFNRRSSERDEELNFCVITQDPKIYKIFNVEVSFLKINSKSVQISNFNFGKYKILYLILFLLFGRFL; this comes from the coding sequence ATGgaaattatagaaaaatttgataaatttaagaaatacACATTCGAAGACCtaattgaaataaaaaaaccaataaatttttatactaaaattaaaaattctatggTAACTGCCAATaatgtaataattttttcaatgtATTTCGGAGATGGAGAAATGTGTAAAGAACTtttgaatataataattgaaAGAGAAAGAAAAGgaatgaaaacaaaaattgtacttgataaaaatcaaagaaCGTCCAAAAAGCTGATGATTTTTgcaaatgaaaaaaatttaaaatgttttcaatttttagatCTTAGTACAtgtattgattttttaagattaaaagaaatttctgCACAGTTTCATTCTAAATTGTACATGTTTGATgatgaaattattttaaccGGTGCAAATTTAGaagattattattttaaaaatagacttgatagatattttataataaaaaatagggCATTGGGAGAAGATTTACAAAACTTAAAAACTTCTAGTAGGATTATACAAAacattagaaataattgtcttattaaatatggCAGGCAGgatgaaaaatatgtaCTGGAAGTACTCTTTAATACAGATTTTGATTCTGTTGTTTTATCATCTGcgtattttaatttaccTTCTGCGTATTGcgatatattaaaaaaacaaaaaaatgtaaatttttttgtcagTGCTccaaaatacaatatttttaataattttggCAAATTTGGTCCATTTATTAGTAAGCTATACGAATTTATATCTTACCGGactttacaaaaaattccTAAAGCGACGTTATACCAATTTGGCTTAGAAGGATACACGTTACATAAGAAGGGAATTTGGGCCTTTAAGGATGATATTTGTGTGTCGATTTTAGGATcatcaaattttaataggAGGAGTAGTGAAAGAGATGAAGAACTTAATTTTTGTGTTATAACTCAAGAtccaaaaatttataaaatttttaatgttgaagtttcttttttgaaaatcaaTTCTAAAAGTGTACAAATTTcgaattttaattttggtaaatataaaattttgtatctaattttatttttattgttcggcagatttttataa
- a CDS encoding transcription initiation factor TFIID subunit 10 (TAF10), translating into MKDSDFEEFKKNLDEYIPIIPDSVLDYYMQKSGITSSETNVKKMISLLSHKFISDVCGSAFQYHKLGQKNAQKDKRFSKDKKPSLQVVDVEKALEEVGINVNRPHYYM; encoded by the coding sequence ATGAAAGATTCAGATTTCGAAGAATTCAAAAAGAATTTGGATGAATACATTCCAATAATTCCAGATTCTGTTTTGGATTATTATATGCAGAAATCTGGAATAACTTCTTCTGAAACTAATGTCAAAAAGATGATTTCTCTATTGTCGCATAAATTCATTTCTGATGTGTGCGGCTCGGCCTTTCAATACCACAAACTTGGACAGAAAAATGCACAGAAAGATAAGCGTTTTAGTAAAGACAAAAAGCCAAGCTTACAAGTTGTAGACGTAGAGAAAGCATTAGAAGAAGTAGGTATCAATGTTAACAGACCACATTATTACatgtaa
- a CDS encoding DNA replication licensing factor MCM8 yields the protein MFIETWNLYFPEEQYTAFNEAVTIITNFKPILMKEDLNKLMTTKIFEISYEKFLKIFCKNLEEKNMEILINCVSCALSENIKDKGLGITKIITRITEYSKMEINKSMNTELLGKIIFLCGTISRVGFKKLNVFKAFFECKKCNEIISLSFQNNLFKQPTKCVNSCKSKTFNFLYNHPGNIIKDTQEIKLQRLNDMNLEDKLEEINIDCIIYDDFVGTLTPGDVINLCGTVNAEIENKSLYKLTVQVNNLEHIKNRSLFVEKYECAEKDFIEFKKISKTKNIVASFIHSLYGTIYGNDLIKTGMLLSLFGGTKKYVGQNEVRSEIHTLIIGDPGLGKSKMLLNSCGILPKTTYVTGNLTTTAGLTVSIVHDPISGDFMADAGALVVSDNGLCCIDEFDKIDDHSALFEAMEDQKVTVAKGGVICSVPTRATIIAASNPRYGHFNQSKSIKENLKFDEALLSRFDLIFVLIDNLNEKENYEISDQILKKRHLSNSSSTVDYNNILKDIRTDKFLKSLLKTPETCLYSTNTLKKYISYARATVFPFLNKIAKEEIKKYYLSIRERSGVTTRDLESLIRLTEARAKIELRSICNKEDALFSINLYKKILETEVKKTSKKKNIKDFIDLLNQEAQKKGDMNFMIEEIKEYYETMEINKPFSEILEQLNYRGILIKKANKKYKLVTEN from the coding sequence ATGTTTATAGAGACATGGAACTTGTATTTTCCAGAAGAACAATACACTGCATTTAATGAAGCAGTGACAATAATTACAAACTTCAAACCTATTCTAATGAAAGAAGATTTGAATAAATTGATGacaacaaaaatatttgaaatttcatatgagaaatttttaaaaatattttgtaaaaatttagaagaaaaaaatatggaaattttaataaattgcGTATCTTGTGCTTTATCagaaaacataaaagaTAAAGGACTTGGAATTACGAAAATAATAACGAGAATTACagaatattcaaaaatggaaattaataaatcgATGAATACAGAATTGTTaggaaaaataatatttctttgtGGAACAATTAGTAGAGTaggatttaaaaaattgaatgtttttaaagcattttttgaatgtaaaaaatgcaatgaaattatttctttgaGTTTTCAAAACAATTTGTTTAAACAACCAACAAAATGTGTAAATTCATGCAAAtctaaaacatttaattttttatacaatcaTCCaggaaatataataaaagataCACAAGAAATAAAACTTCAAAGACTCAATGATATGAATTTAGAAGATAaattagaagaaattaatattgaCTGTATAATTTATGATGATTTCGTGGGGACTTTGACCCCTGGTGACGTCATAAATTTATGTGGTACTGTAAATGCCGagatagaaaataaaagcCTGTACAAACTTACAGTACAAGTAAATAATTTggaacatataaaaaacagaaGTTTATTCGTAGAAAAATACGAATGTGCAGAAAAGGATTTCATAGAATTTAAGAAGATTTCTAagactaaaaatattgtcgCGTCTTTTATTCATTCGCTTTATGGGACAATTTATGGaaatgatttaataaaaacaggCATGcttctttctttatttgGAGGAACAAAAAAGTATGTCGGGCAAAATGAAGTCAGATCAGAAATTCATACATTAATTATTGGAGATCCTGGATTAGGAAAAAGTAAAAtgttattaaattcatgtGGTATCCTTCCTAAGACTACATATGTGACAGGAAATTTGACTACTACGGCAGGCTTAACTGTTTCCATTGTCCATGACCCGATCTCTGGGGATTTCATGGCCGATGCTGGAGCTTTGGTTGTGTCTGACAATGGGCTGTGTTGTATTGAcgaatttgataaaatcgACGACCACTCGGCTTTGTTTGAAGCAATGGAAGATCAAAAAGTCACAGTCGCCAAAGGGGGCGTCATTTGTAGTGTGCCGACTAGGGCGACAATTATTGCCGCTTCTAATCCGAGATATGGACATTTTAACCAATCAAAATccataaaagaaaatttgaaatttgaTGAGGCTTTACTTTCCAGAtttgatttaatatttgttttgatTGACAATCTCAATGAAAAAGAGAATTATGAGATTTCAgatcaaatattaaaaaagagacATTTGTCTAATTCGTCCAGTACAGTcgattataataatattttaaaggaTATTAGAACAGacaaatttcttaaatctTTACTTAAGACACCAGAGACTTGTCTTTATTCTACGAATACATtgaagaaatatatttcgtACGCCAGAGCCACAGTCTTcccatttttaaataaaattgccaaagaagaaattaagaaatattatttgagTATTAGAGAAAGAAGTGGAGTAACAACAAGAGATTTAGAGTCACTTATAAGACTGACAGAAGCCAGGGCGAAAATAGAACTTAGAAGTATTTGTAACAAAGAAGATGCCTTGTTCagtataaatttgtataaaaagattttagaGACAGAAGTCAAGAAAACAAgtaagaagaaaaatataaaagatttcatagatttattaaatcaagAAGCACAAAAGAAAGGAGATATGAATTTTATgatagaagaaattaaagaatattatgAGACAATGGAAATTAATAAACCATTTAGTGAGATATTAGaacaattaaattatagaggaatattaataaagaaggcgaataagaaatataaattagtaACAGAAAATTGA
- a CDS encoding ribosome biogenesis protein NSA2, with protein sequence MPQNNFIEQHIKKYGRQLDYEVKQLKKEARAGAILGRKIKKLHGIRAKLFTKKRRNEKIQLKKNLNIKENKDKTVVIKNEDNPLPHFLLDRELQQQGKELNNKIKQQRQDRAAKYSVPIAEVKGLTESEVFGVVASGKRKSKHWKRMVTKPCFVGTDFTRKPPKYERFIRPMALRFKKAHVSHPELKTTFCLPILGLKQNPHSDVFTNLGVLTKGTIIEVNVSELGIVNAQGNITWGKYAQITNNPENDGLINAVLLV encoded by the coding sequence ATGCCACAGAATAATTTCATAGAacaacatataaaaaaatatggcAGACAACTTGATTATGAAGTAAAACAACTCAAGAAAGAAGCCAGAGCCGGTGCGATTTTaggaagaaaaattaaaaaactacaTGGAATTAGAGCAAAACTTTTcactaaaaaaagaagaaatgaaaaaattcaacTTAAGAAAAATCtcaatattaaagaaaataaagacaAGACAGTTgtcattaaaaatgaagacaATCCTTTACCACATTTCTTACTTGATAGGGAATTACAACAACAAGGAAAAGAgcttaataataaaattaagcaACAGAGACAAGATAGAGCTGCTAAATATTCAGTGCCTATTGCCGAGGTTAAAGGACTCACAGAGTCGGAGGTGTTTGGAGTTGTCGCGTCCGGAAAGAGGAAGTCTAAGCATTGGAAGAGGATGGTGACCAAGCCTTGTTTCGTCGGGACAGATTTCACAAGGAAACCACCCAAATATGAAAGATTTATTAGACCCATGGCtttaagatttaaaaaggCCCATGTTTCTCATCCTGAGCTTAAGACGACTTTCTGTCTTCCCATTTTGGGATTGAAGCAGAATCCTCATTCTGATGTTTTTACAAATCTTGGTGTTTTGACCAAAGGGACGATCATTGAAGTGAATGTTAGTGAACTTGGTATTGTAAATGCCCAAGGGAATATAACGTGGGGGAAATATGCacaaataacaaataatcCAGAAAATGATGGATTAATTAATGCAGTTTTATTAgtctaa
- a CDS encoding protein transport protein SEC23, which translates to MEDAIREIEERDGVRLTWNVWGTKGKETSKIPLACLYNVHQDSNFVECEPIYCLSCRSILNYCCNVDYGRKTWNCVIC; encoded by the coding sequence ATGGAAGACGCAATTAGAGAAATTGAAGAGCGCGATGGAGTTAGACTGACCTGGAATGTTTGGGGCACTAAAGGGAAGGAAACTTCCAAGATACCACTTGCTTGTCTTTATAATGTCCATCAAGATTCTAATTTCGTAGAATGTGAGCctatttattgtttatcTTGTAGGTCGATTTTGAATTATTGTTGTAATGTCGACTACGGAAGAAAAACTTGGAATTGTGTAATTTGTTGa
- a CDS encoding protein transport protein SEC23, whose product MSPDNILPEMSEDNSTLEYVLSKESLFPPVFFFIIDTCSFDEIRHKILIDALNVFFDEIPEDCLVGFIKFGTNIELIEINKINPKKTYLFSGKVEYNEKLLSNLDCLSVKDSSSVLGKFLVRKDECKDFALDFINNLPLDPFPVVNAYKPIRCTGSAISLAVSLLEKNFNNSAVKYLLFTQGACTYGPGTVTSIKFKEKGKNDHVDENDTSYNKSATKYYSDLGNRIMDLGHSLDILACTIEDIGINHLEKLCSLTGGFLIMAQDFNGEVYSSSCKKIMEKKENLLRQGFNGRMIVRTSKNLEYKGVIGMGKKNSSQWRIGSLFPNTNLTLLLSETKEAKHEDFGYVQIITQYQRSDKKLIVRVTTFARMFSDNKDDCINSFDQEAATVFQARFLLLKEYDEVKDCERMIEKNLIRFVRAFSNFSKGVPGSLILPDSMSYYPNFMFFFKRSLLVQTEDVSKDEAVYFKNLLYREKTDEALKMIKPSLISYHYENGIMPVELDTKSLQPDVILVLDTLHNVVVSRGSYVANWINEKYHEQEEYASLKEVIDQSEEYARELCKRLPTPQFCITEEGKSQQRIVHHYVNPSSSGVVITENISYDKFYDALCRVVVNSDE is encoded by the coding sequence ATGTCTCctgataatattttaccaGAGATGAGTGAAGATAATTCGACTTTAGAATATGTTTTATCAAAAGAATCACTTTTTCCTcctgtatttttttttattattgacACTTGTTCGTTTGACGAAATTCGTCATAAAATTCTCATTGACGCTTTGAATGTTTTTTTCGATGAAATTCCTGAAGATTGCCTTGTTGGGTTCATCAAATTCGGGACAAATATCGAGTTAattgaaattaataaaattaatccTAAGAAgacttatttattttctggGAAGGTTGAGTACAATGAGAAATTATTGTCAAATTTGGACTGTCTGTCCGTCAAGGACTCGTCTTCGGTCTTGGGTAAATTTCTTGTCCGTAAAGATGAGTGTAAAGATTTTGCCttagattttattaataatttaccACTAGATCCTTTCCCGGTAGTAAATGCGTATAAGCCGATAAGATGCACTGGGTCTGCTATTTCTTTGGCTGTTTCTTTACTAGAgaagaattttaataattctgctgtgaaatatttgttatttacACAAGGCGCCTGCACCTACGGGCCTGGGACTGTCACGTCGATCAAATTCAAAGAAAAAGGCAAAAATGACCACGTGGACGAAAATGACACAAGTTACAATAAGTCAGCCACGAAATATTACTCAGATTTAGGGAATAGAATCATGGACTTGGGCCATTCTCTTGACATTTTAGCCTGTACTATTGAAGATATCGGAATAAATCATCTCGAGAAGTTGTGCAGTTTGACAGGTGGTTTTTTGATTATGGCGCAAGATTTCAATGGCGAAGTTTACAGTTCGTCCTGTAAGAAAATTatggaaaaaaaagaaaatctttTGAGACAAGGCTTCAATGGACGAATGATCGTCAGGACtagtaaaaatttggaATATAAAGGCGTCATAGGCATGGGTAAGAAGAACAGTAGTCAGTGGCGAATTGGATCTTTATTTCCTAATACGAATTTGACTTTACTTTTATCAGAGACAAAAGAAGCGAAACATGAAGATTTTGGATATGTTCAAATTATCACTCAGTACCAAAGATCAGATAAAAAGTTAATTGTCAGGGTCACGACTTTCGCCCGAATGTTTTCTGACAATAAAGACGACTGCATAAACAGTTTCGACCAAGAAGCCGCAACCGTTTTCCAGGCGAGATTTTTACTCCTCAAAGAATATGACGAAGTAAAAGACTGTGAAAGAATGATAGAGAAGAATCTTATAAGATTTGTCAGAGCCTTCAGTAATTTCTCTAAAGGCGTCCCTGGGTCGCTTATCCTGCCGGATTCCATGTCTTATTATCCAAATTTCatgtttttctttaaaagaAGCCTGCTGGTTCAGACTGAAGATGTCAGCAAAGACGAGGCAgtttattttaagaatttGTTGTATAGAGAGAAAACTGATGAAGCTTTGAAAATGATCAAGCCGTCTCTTATTTCTTATCATTATGAAAATGGAATCATGCCCGTGGAGCTTGACACTAAATCTCTTCAGCCTGATGTCATTTTGGTCTTAGACACTTTGCATAATGTCGTAGTAAGCCGGGGAAGTTATGTGGCGAATTGGATAAATGAAAAGTATCACGAGCAAGAAGAATACGCCTCCTTGAAAGAAGTCATTGATCAATCTGAGGAATATGCGAGAGAACTTTGTAAGAGACTGCCTACTCCTCAATTCTGCATAACTGAAGAAGGGAAATCTCAGCAGCGTATTGTTCATCATTATGTAAATCCTTCGTCTAGTGGAGTGGTAATTAcagaaaatattagttatgataaattttacgaCGCACTTTGTCGTGTGGTAGTCAACAGTGACgaataa
- a CDS encoding putative SP-containing protein → MLSGNKTIYTLFHILSSIFSSINNENFDKNKAHKIQMYDLRFKRTAKDIVECEYLERNLNKLKPKELDVLYNVIDNQLIKNRDDHYLLLVELGRSIDIFNDLNLIKNNLNNVPTDCDKDFHINDEHLRQIRVKNKKFYDMGLRLRCNTAIHIKTLKTLFTNADLNPNKIDFYMYVIDFVEKFINFPSNTTHNYYIENNYQTFLNHYQTLEYCMHNLFNNIPLSKILCHTEGCILQEITINTHDLHSIKKHMKQLVKFIEKSYKNIDKYVSPIKDICDLIEMENVKN, encoded by the coding sequence ATGTTATCAGGCAACAAAACCATCTACACTTTGTTTCATATTTTGTCTTCGATATTTAGTTCGattaataatgaaaatttcgataaaaacaaagctcataaaattcaaatgtATGATTTACGTTTCAAAAGAACAGCGAAAGACATTGTAGAGTGTGAGTATTTggaaagaaatttaaataaactGAAACCTAAAGAGCTAGATGTTCTTTATAATGTTATAGATAatcaattaataaaaaatagagaCGATCATTATTTGCTTTTGGTTGAACTTGGTAGATCAATAGATATCTTTAATGATTTAAActtaataaagaataatttaaacaatGTACCTACAGATTGTGACAAAGATTTTCATATCAATGATGAACATTTAAGACAAATTAgagtaaaaaacaaaaaattttatgacaTGGGATTAAGATTGAGGTGTAATACAGCCATTCACATCAAAACACTAAAAACACTTTTTACGAATGCAGATTTGAATCCAAATAAGATAGATTTTTACATGTATGTTATTGATTTTGTTGAAaagtttattaattttccATCAAACACTACACacaattattatattgaaaaCAATTATCAAACTTTTCTTAATCATTACCAAACATTAGAATACTGCATGCACaacttatttaataatattccattgagtaaaatattatgtcATACAGAAGGATGCATATTACAAGAGATTACAATCAATACACACGACTTACATAGCATTAAGAAGCATATGAAACAattagtaaaatttatcgaaaaatcttataaaaatattgataaatatGTGTCTCCTATAAAAGATATCTGTGATTTAATAGAAATGGAAAATGTGAAAAATTag
- a CDS encoding protein transport protein SEC23, translated as MAVSLLEKNFNNSAVKYLLFTQGACTYGPGTVTSIKFKEKGKNDHVDENDTSYNKSATKYYSDLGNRIMDLGHSLDILACTIEDIGINHLEKLCSLTGGFLIMAQDFNGEVYSSSCKKIMEKKENLLRQGFNGRMIVRTSKNLEYKGVIGMGKKNSSQWRIGSLFPNTNLTLLLSETKEAKHEDFGYVQIITQYQRSDKKLIVRVTTFARMFSDNKDDCINSFDQEAATVFQARFLLLKEYDEVKDCERMIEKNLIRFVRAFSNFSKGVPGSLILPDSMSYYPNFMFFFKRSLLVQTEDVSKDEAVYFKNLLYREKTDEALKMIKPSLISYHYENGIMPVELDTKSLQPDVILVLDTLHNVVVSRGSYVANWINEKYHEQEEYASLKEVIDQSEEYARELCKRLPTPQFCITEEGKSQQRIVHHYVNPSSSGVVITENISYDKFYDALCRVVVNSDE; from the coding sequence TTGGCTGTTTCTTTACTAGAgaagaattttaataattctgctgtgaaatatttgttatttacACAAGGCGCCTGCACCTACGGGCCTGGGACTGTCACGTCGATCAAATTCAAAGAAAAAGGCAAAAATGACCACGTGGACGAAAATGACACAAGTTACAATAAGTCAGCCACGAAATATTACTCAGATTTAGGGAATAGAATCATGGACTTGGGCCATTCTCTTGACATTTTAGCCTGTACTATTGAAGATATCGGAATAAATCATCTCGAGAAGTTGTGCAGTTTGACAGGTGGTTTTTTGATTATGGCGCAAGATTTCAATGGCGAAGTTTACAGTTCGTCCTGTAAGAAAATTatggaaaaaaaagaaaatctttTGAGACAAGGCTTCAATGGACGAATGATCGTCAGGACtagtaaaaatttggaATATAAAGGCGTCATAGGCATGGGTAAGAAGAACAGTAGTCAGTGGCGAATTGGATCTTTATTTCCTAATACGAATTTGACTTTACTTTTATCAGAGACAAAAGAAGCGAAACATGAAGATTTTGGATATGTTCAAATTATCACTCAGTACCAAAGATCAGATAAAAAGTTAATTGTCAGGGTCACGACTTTCGCCCGAATGTTTTCTGACAATAAAGACGACTGCATAAACAGTTTCGACCAAGAAGCCGCAACCGTTTTCCAGGCGAGATTTTTACTCCTCAAAGAATATGACGAAGTAAAAGACTGTGAAAGAATGATAGAGAAGAATCTTATAAGATTTGTCAGAGCCTTCAGTAATTTCTCTAAAGGCGTCCCTGGGTCGCTTATCCTGCCGGATTCCATGTCTTATTATCCAAATTTCatgtttttctttaaaagaAGCCTGCTGGTTCAGACTGAAGATGTCAGCAAAGACGAGGCAgtttattttaagaatttGTTGTATAGAGAGAAAACTGATGAAGCTTTGAAAATGATCAAGCCGTCTCTTATTTCTTATCATTATGAAAATGGAATCATGCCCGTGGAGCTTGACACTAAATCTCTTCAGCCTGATGTCATTTTGGTCTTAGACACTTTGCATAATGTCGTAGTAAGCCGGGGAAGTTATGTGGCGAATTGGATAAATGAAAAGTATCACGAGCAAGAAGAATACGCCTCCTTGAAAGAAGTCATTGATCAATCTGAGGAATATGCGAGAGAACTTTGTAAGAGACTGCCTACTCCTCAATTCTGCATAACTGAAGAAGGGAAATCTCAGCAGCGTATTGTTCATCATTATGTAAATCCTTCGTCTAGTGGAGTGGTAATTAcagaaaatattagttatgataaattttacgaCGCACTTTGTCGTGTGGTAGTCAACAGTGACgaataa
- a CDS encoding DNA repair RAD51-like protein 3 codes for MNGRESLEENEFKSETTSFEELKKAGIGLADINKLVEAGFNTVEALAFAPKKQLLTIKGFSDIKVDKLIKEAAKLVPMGFTTASAYHEKRKDLVYLSTGSSELDKLLNGGFESGSITEIFGEFRTGKTQLCHTVAVTCQLPPEQGGASGKAMYIDTEGTFRSERFFPIAERYGLDPEEVLENISYARAYNSDHQSQLLVQASALMSTTKYAVLIIDSATALYRTDFSGRGELGARQISLARYLRDLVNLAETYQVAVIITNQVVSNPDGAMSMFAGDVKKPIGGNIMAHASTTRLSLRKGRGATRICKIYDSPLLPESEAMFSITEAGITDPEE; via the coding sequence ATGAATGGAAGGGAATCTCTAGAAGAAAATGAGTTTAAATCTGAGACAACTTCTTttgaagaattaaaaaaagcgGGAATTGGTCTCGCTGATATTAATAAGTTAGTTGAAGCTGGTTTTAATACAGTCGAAGCACTTGCATTTGCACccaaaaaacaattattaACTATTAAAGGATTTTCTGATATAAAAGTTGACAAACTTATCAAAGAAGCTGCGAAACTTGTACCAATGGGTTTTACAACTGCGTCTGCCTATCATGAAAAACGAAAAGatcttgtttatttatcaaCTGGTTCGTCAGAATTAGATAAACTTCTCAATGGTGGGTTTGAATCTGGCAGTATTACAGAAATATTTGGGGAATTTCGTACTGGTAAAACACAACTTTGTCACACTGTGGCAGTTACTTGCCAGTTGCCACCAGAACAAGGAGGCGCTAGCGGGAAGGCGATGTACATCGACACAGAAGGAACATTTAGATCAGAAAGATTTTTTCCTATAGCAGAGAGATATGGCCTTGATCCCGAAGAAGtgttagaaaatatttcgtACGCTCGAGCTTACAATTCTGATCATCAGTCCCAGCTTTTAGTCCAGGCTTCTGCTCTCATGTCCACTACTAAATACGctgttttaattattgaTTCGGCGACTGCTCTTTATAGGACAGATTTTAGTGGTAGGGGCGAATTAGGAGCAAGACAAATTAGTCTTGCTAGATATCTTAGAGATTTAGTAAATTTGGCTGAAACGTACCAAGTAGCTGTGATTATAACAAATCAAGTAGTTTCAAATCCCGACGGAGCCATGTCAATGTTCGCTGGAGATGTTAAGAAACCAATAGGAGGAAATATAATGGCACACGCTAGTACGACAAGATTGTCTCTTAGAAAAGGAAGAGGAGCCACTagaatttgtaaaatttatgattcGCCTTTACTTCCCGAGTCTGAAGCAATGTTTAGTATAACAGAAGCAGGAATAACAGATCCagaagaataa